One stretch of Chryseobacterium fluminis DNA includes these proteins:
- a CDS encoding FKBP-type peptidyl-prolyl cis-trans isomerase, with amino-acid sequence MKKTLITAVLLAGVSFSFAQNATYTDEQKASYYIGMDIAQNMKRQGLSIDPNLLAQAIKDEFSDKPKLFPKDEMNAFMQNFMQKENEKKQAQAKAQAEENKKKGAEFLAKNKQNKKITTTASGLQYEVLKPGDGKAKPTASSTANVTYTGKLMDGTVFDTTDNRGGQPMELNLSSVIKGWTEGIQLMTKGAKYRFYIPSDLAYGDNGAGGVIPPGATLIFDVELADFK; translated from the coding sequence ATGAAAAAAACCTTAATTACCGCAGTTCTTCTTGCAGGCGTAAGCTTTTCTTTTGCTCAGAATGCTACTTATACTGATGAGCAGAAAGCCTCTTATTATATCGGAATGGATATTGCCCAAAATATGAAAAGACAGGGACTATCTATAGATCCGAACCTTTTGGCTCAGGCGATAAAAGACGAATTTTCGGATAAGCCGAAACTTTTTCCAAAGGATGAAATGAATGCGTTCATGCAGAATTTCATGCAGAAAGAAAACGAAAAAAAACAGGCTCAGGCTAAAGCACAGGCTGAAGAAAATAAAAAGAAAGGTGCAGAATTTCTTGCGAAAAACAAGCAGAACAAAAAAATAACAACCACCGCCAGCGGACTTCAGTATGAAGTGCTGAAACCGGGTGACGGAAAAGCAAAGCCTACCGCTTCCAGCACAGCGAATGTAACCTATACCGGGAAATTAATGGACGGAACCGTTTTCGATACTACGGATAACCGAGGCGGACAACCAATGGAACTGAATCTTTCCAGCGTTATCAAGGGCTGGACCGAAGGAATTCAGCTGATGACCAAGGGTGCAAAATACAGATTTTATATTCCCTCTGATCTTGCCTACGGAGATAACGGAGCCGGTGGAGTTATCCCGCCGGGAGCTACGCTTATTTTCGATGTAGAACTTGCAGATTTTAAATAA
- a CDS encoding metallophosphoesterase, which yields MNRKTFLKRIAQLSVLAAFPMLYSWQVEPFWLEFVEKKLPIRNLPKDLESKIIMQISDLHVGKRFNWQFLIDSFQKAQKYNPDFVVYTGDFANHGTQDEREDLKKVMKNAVFGNLGTFGILGNHDYGKDWEEPEVAQNITDILESFGVNMLRNEQKESSGLNFIGFDDLWSANFQPMKVMQEYDPSKANLILCHNPDACDIDIWNGYQGWILSGHTHGGQCRIPGVITPVLPVKNRKYVSGEIDLEDGRMLYINRAIGHSFQLRFMVRPEITVFTLTHA from the coding sequence ATGAACCGTAAGACTTTTTTAAAAAGAATCGCTCAGTTGTCAGTCCTGGCAGCATTCCCAATGCTTTATTCATGGCAGGTAGAACCGTTCTGGCTTGAGTTTGTCGAAAAAAAGCTGCCGATCCGAAATCTGCCCAAAGATTTAGAAAGCAAAATAATAATGCAAATCTCAGATCTGCATGTCGGAAAAAGATTCAACTGGCAGTTTCTGATCGATTCTTTTCAGAAAGCACAAAAATATAACCCTGACTTTGTCGTGTATACCGGAGATTTTGCTAATCACGGAACACAGGACGAACGTGAAGATTTAAAAAAAGTAATGAAAAATGCAGTCTTCGGAAATCTTGGAACTTTTGGGATTTTAGGAAACCATGATTACGGAAAAGATTGGGAAGAGCCTGAAGTCGCTCAGAATATCACTGACATCCTTGAAAGTTTTGGGGTTAATATGTTAAGAAACGAGCAGAAAGAAAGCAGCGGATTGAATTTTATCGGATTCGATGATCTGTGGTCGGCCAACTTTCAGCCTATGAAAGTAATGCAGGAGTATGATCCTTCAAAAGCAAACCTCATTCTGTGTCATAATCCCGATGCCTGTGATATAGATATCTGGAACGGCTATCAGGGCTGGATCCTCAGTGGACATACTCATGGAGGACAATGCAGAATTCCGGGAGTAATCACTCCGGTTCTTCCCGTAAAAAACCGGAAATATGTCTCCGGGGAAATTGATCTGGAGGACGGAAGAATGCTGTACATCAATCGCGCCATCGGGCATTCTTTTCAGCTACGGTTTATGGTACGGCCGGAAATTACAGTATTCACTTTAACGCACGCTTAA
- a CDS encoding enoyl-CoA hydratase/isomerase family protein, producing MNEFVISELKNNIAEITFGTPKSNALPGAILEKLAHTIVEEGAKEEVKAILVKSEGEKAFCAGASFDELLAIEELEASTNFFGGFAKVLNAMRNCGKIVVVRVQGKTTGGGVGLACGADYCFATKDAALALTEINLGIGPFVIGPYVERKIGKSQFSAMAIDADFRSAEWAEQHNIYHSVSESIQEMDAKLEVFLRTLASRSSDALALIKKVSWEGTDHFNELMPSRIHMSASLILEDSAKKNIEGIKERLRAK from the coding sequence ATGAACGAATTCGTAATTTCAGAACTTAAAAATAATATTGCCGAAATCACTTTCGGAACTCCGAAAAGCAACGCCCTTCCTGGAGCAATTCTTGAAAAACTGGCGCATACGATTGTAGAAGAAGGAGCTAAGGAGGAAGTAAAAGCTATTCTCGTGAAAAGTGAGGGTGAAAAAGCCTTCTGCGCAGGAGCAAGCTTTGATGAGCTTCTGGCTATCGAAGAACTGGAAGCATCAACGAATTTTTTCGGAGGTTTTGCTAAAGTTTTGAATGCCATGAGAAATTGTGGTAAAATTGTGGTCGTAAGAGTGCAGGGTAAAACGACCGGGGGCGGAGTAGGGCTAGCTTGTGGCGCAGACTATTGTTTTGCAACGAAAGACGCAGCTTTAGCTTTAACCGAGATCAATCTGGGAATCGGACCTTTCGTGATCGGGCCATACGTGGAAAGAAAAATAGGAAAGTCTCAGTTTTCAGCGATGGCTATTGATGCAGATTTCAGATCTGCAGAATGGGCAGAACAGCATAATATCTATCATTCTGTTTCTGAAAGTATTCAGGAAATGGACGCAAAACTGGAAGTATTTCTCAGGACTTTAGCTTCAAGAAGCAGTGATGCTTTAGCTTTGATTAAAAAAGTTTCATGGGAAGGAACAGATCATTTCAACGAATTGATGCCTTCCAGAATTCATATGAGTGCAAGTCTCATCCTTGAAGATTCTGCCAAAAAAAATATTGAAGGAATTAAAGAAAGATTACGGGCAAAATAA
- a CDS encoding T9SS type A sorting domain-containing protein, producing the protein MKRTTILLICSLLISSFTSAQTSTEQFETESVGSANFTDNGVIFNIISAVATYDIFVLSAGGWSGVGVDNRFIDNTGTATSQYANSSLTIKTTSNLFKVNRFWVYLADRLNSLSAPGTLTVTGKLAGVTKFTQTKTTGFTTSIGATNGYTLIDLTNLNGQNYSNIVVDQLTLTIGGDFRYMALDAFTWVKDSGIVLSANEVKTAEKVNSIYPNPTYGPLSVKALENTKFEIYSQAGQLVKTIEAKKGNTEADISELPKGVYIFKTASESHKIIKK; encoded by the coding sequence ATGAAAAGAACTACTATTTTATTAATCTGTAGTCTGCTCATTTCCTCATTCACATCCGCGCAGACAAGTACAGAGCAGTTTGAAACCGAATCTGTAGGCAGTGCTAACTTTACTGATAACGGCGTTATTTTCAATATTATATCTGCTGTGGCAACCTATGATATATTTGTGCTGTCCGCAGGAGGATGGTCCGGAGTAGGAGTAGATAATCGATTTATTGACAATACCGGAACGGCTACATCACAGTATGCCAACTCTTCCTTAACCATTAAAACAACTTCCAACCTGTTTAAGGTTAACCGATTCTGGGTGTATTTGGCAGACAGACTGAATAGTTTATCGGCTCCGGGAACACTTACCGTTACAGGAAAGCTTGCCGGGGTAACGAAGTTTACTCAGACTAAGACCACGGGTTTTACTACTTCAATAGGAGCTACCAATGGATATACGCTGATAGACCTGACCAATCTTAACGGACAAAATTATTCAAATATTGTTGTCGATCAGCTTACCCTTACCATTGGCGGAGACTTCCGTTATATGGCACTGGATGCATTCACATGGGTAAAAGACAGCGGAATTGTACTGTCTGCTAATGAGGTGAAAACTGCTGAAAAAGTAAACAGTATCTATCCCAATCCTACCTACGGGCCTCTTAGTGTTAAAGCTTTAGAAAATACAAAGTTTGAAATATACAGCCAGGCAGGACAGTTGGTGAAAACCATTGAAGCTAAAAAAGGAAATACCGAAGCTGATATTTCGGAACTTCCTAAAGGAGTCTATATCTTCAAAACGGCATCTGAATCCCATAAGATTATTAAAAAATAA
- a CDS encoding DUF4241 domain-containing protein produces the protein MENKWIQKYEEVKDILVCPTDLESYFTTNEIAGQQLETMEIGNVSLPFGKIVVRDPLVALNANQSPYFVQAPIGNFPVTISVVKSEDWGDRYAVVKVEFTKEKPVIYREALVGIEELEDVTEDDYFGFGVDAGLGCITDAEVLPFVDIFIDEINVENVYDDYFAGLFAQNYKDNPKNQREAGDWINWKVPNTEYQIPMFASGFGDGTYPVYFGYDANEEICGLYIQFIDIELALSEEGDEDDYEDDDSDDEPENFVFPKD, from the coding sequence ATGGAAAATAAATGGATACAGAAGTACGAAGAAGTGAAAGATATATTGGTTTGTCCCACAGATCTTGAATCGTATTTTACGACAAACGAAATTGCAGGTCAGCAGTTGGAGACCATGGAAATAGGAAATGTATCGTTGCCTTTCGGGAAAATAGTGGTAAGAGACCCGTTAGTTGCTCTGAATGCCAATCAGTCCCCTTATTTTGTTCAGGCTCCGATAGGAAATTTTCCCGTGACCATTTCCGTAGTAAAATCTGAAGACTGGGGCGACCGATATGCTGTGGTAAAAGTGGAATTTACAAAAGAAAAACCGGTAATTTACAGAGAAGCCCTGGTGGGAATTGAAGAACTGGAAGATGTTACCGAAGATGACTATTTCGGATTTGGGGTGGATGCCGGTTTAGGATGTATTACTGATGCAGAAGTATTGCCCTTTGTAGATATATTTATAGATGAAATAAATGTGGAGAATGTGTACGACGATTATTTTGCCGGACTTTTCGCACAAAACTATAAAGACAATCCGAAAAATCAAAGAGAGGCAGGAGACTGGATCAATTGGAAGGTTCCGAATACAGAATATCAGATTCCGATGTTCGCGAGCGGTTTTGGGGATGGGACTTATCCCGTGTATTTCGGATATGATGCCAATGAGGAAATCTGTGGTCTCTACATTCAGTTTATTGATATTGAACTGGCTTTAAGCGAAGAAGGCGACGAAGATGATTATGAGGACGATGATAGTGATGATGAGCCTGAAAACTTCGTTTTTCCAAAAGACTAA
- a CDS encoding DUF4153 domain-containing protein: protein MKTHHYIFLTTALFVILFYNENPGLNLGILGLVYSFLTLFKTNRRNRTKTFFFLFITSILSSAAFAWYGDSSSFLAVVSSLLLLSYRSRNRRMKILFLIPVVIVNCFTFLCRSLSFDQWLPVKSRSGLWQKLLAFIVIPLVLISVFFGIYAAGSDHFAGLFSTVELDIDFWQLFCMVILGFFIAFNYWNHSVEKLIYKQNHLLDNDFNEQHKIQKSTYSFLDLNAERMSGVISFFALNILLLFFIITYNYEQFFETVKSPVKLSEETHERVNAVIASIIMAILVIMFYFKSNFNFDPKAFWMKVLVKIWIFLNAVLVISAMVKNSEYILNHGFTYKRLGVYAFLILSLIGLVMTFIKIQYRKRNVFLFNSMAWYGYGTVLICSFINWGGIITSENMKRKDFAVRYHQSQINFSEKALIEYAEKKQDHKLKQEVIKNVKPRKNENFLSKVLYYQMIQD from the coding sequence ATGAAAACACATCATTATATATTTCTTACCACCGCCTTATTTGTTATATTGTTTTATAATGAAAATCCGGGGCTGAACCTTGGTATTCTCGGGCTTGTCTACTCATTTTTAACGTTGTTTAAAACTAATCGTAGAAACAGGACAAAAACGTTTTTCTTTCTCTTCATCACAAGCATCCTTTCCAGTGCCGCATTTGCCTGGTATGGCGATTCTTCTTCTTTTTTAGCAGTGGTAAGCTCTCTGTTGCTGCTTTCTTACCGGTCCAGAAACAGAAGAATGAAAATTTTATTTTTAATTCCTGTCGTCATCGTCAACTGCTTTACATTTCTGTGTCGCTCTTTAAGTTTTGATCAGTGGCTGCCCGTAAAAAGCAGGTCGGGACTTTGGCAGAAATTACTGGCCTTTATAGTCATTCCTCTGGTGCTTATTTCAGTCTTTTTTGGCATATATGCTGCGGGAAGTGATCATTTTGCCGGCCTTTTCAGCACGGTGGAATTGGATATCGATTTCTGGCAACTGTTCTGTATGGTGATATTGGGATTTTTTATTGCATTCAATTATTGGAATCACTCAGTTGAAAAATTAATTTACAAACAGAATCACCTACTCGACAATGACTTTAACGAGCAGCATAAGATTCAGAAATCTACCTATTCTTTTCTAGATCTGAATGCAGAACGAATGAGTGGCGTAATTTCTTTTTTTGCCTTAAATATTTTACTGTTGTTTTTTATCATTACTTATAATTATGAGCAGTTCTTCGAGACCGTAAAATCCCCGGTTAAACTCTCAGAAGAGACGCACGAGAGGGTAAATGCCGTAATTGCTTCCATTATCATGGCCATATTGGTGATCATGTTTTATTTTAAGTCTAATTTCAATTTTGACCCTAAAGCCTTTTGGATGAAAGTTTTGGTTAAAATATGGATTTTTCTGAATGCCGTTTTAGTCATTTCGGCGATGGTGAAAAATTCAGAATATATCCTTAATCACGGGTTTACCTATAAACGGCTGGGAGTATATGCATTTCTCATTTTATCACTGATAGGACTCGTAATGACGTTCATAAAAATCCAGTACAGGAAGAGAAATGTTTTTCTCTTTAATTCGATGGCATGGTACGGATACGGAACGGTTCTGATCTGCAGCTTTATTAACTGGGGCGGTATCATTACCTCGGAAAATATGAAACGTAAAGATTTTGCGGTCAGGTATCATCAGTCCCAAATTAATTTCAGCGAAAAAGCTTTGATAGAATATGCCGAAAAAAAACAGGATCATAAGTTGAAGCAGGAAGTCATAAAAAATGTGAAACCCCGGAAAAATGAAAATTTTCTTTCTAAAGTACTGTATTACCAAATGATTCAGGACTGA
- a CDS encoding winged helix-turn-helix domain-containing protein has product MININQLNKEFESRVRLGIMSVLMVNDWVDFSEMKNLLEITDGNLASHSNALEKAEYIEVKKEFVGKKPKTSYRVTQSGREAFTEHINALEKLIGK; this is encoded by the coding sequence ATGATTAATATAAATCAACTCAACAAAGAATTTGAAAGTCGTGTAAGATTAGGCATTATGTCTGTTCTTATGGTTAACGACTGGGTTGATTTTTCAGAGATGAAGAATCTGCTGGAAATTACAGACGGCAATCTGGCGAGTCACAGCAATGCGTTGGAAAAAGCAGAATATATCGAAGTAAAAAAAGAATTTGTAGGCAAAAAGCCGAAGACCTCATACCGGGTAACGCAATCCGGCAGGGAAGCTTTTACAGAACATATAAACGCACTGGAAAAATTAATAGGAAAATAA
- a CDS encoding Coq4 family protein, whose translation MKKIRVQFLLFVYDNTQKLYRKYFKKKKRQWQFTEKQLLEFQEDSLGRKLGEFYKKHGFTMIPKMEDHDVHHLITGCGTHFEDEIAMQFLLLGNGKLNAHLLAAIVLGTLILPEYLKIYIKAYKKGKGMRPFYHWDFEALLWQNFEHLKDFIQQKNPTVLY comes from the coding sequence ATGAAAAAAATACGCGTTCAGTTTCTGCTTTTTGTCTACGATAACACCCAAAAACTGTATCGGAAGTACTTTAAAAAGAAAAAAAGACAATGGCAGTTTACAGAAAAGCAGCTGCTGGAATTTCAGGAAGATTCCCTGGGAAGAAAGCTGGGTGAATTTTATAAAAAACATGGCTTCACCATGATCCCTAAAATGGAAGATCATGACGTACACCACCTGATCACAGGCTGCGGGACCCATTTTGAAGACGAAATTGCCATGCAGTTTCTGCTGTTGGGAAACGGAAAGCTCAATGCCCACCTTTTAGCGGCTATTGTTCTGGGGACCCTGATATTACCGGAGTATCTGAAGATTTATATCAAAGCCTATAAAAAAGGGAAAGGTATGAGGCCGTTTTATCACTGGGATTTTGAAGCATTGCTCTGGCAGAATTTCGAGCATCTGAAAGATTTTATCCAACAGAAGAATCCAACGGTTTTATATTGA
- a CDS encoding phage tail protein, producing MDDELMGVIKVFAGNFAPRGYLFCNGALLSIAQNEALFSILGTTYGGDGISTFALPNLNGRAPIGTGNSTTGQFYDLGEMGGAPQTTLLSMNLPSFASQLKISNTNATSVTPSATSSIAITGQPNGRQFDAIPSFADGDPNLPINMLSVTFMGQNIPVNTMPPYVGVNYIICSEGIYPSRP from the coding sequence ATGGACGACGAATTGATGGGAGTAATCAAGGTCTTTGCAGGAAACTTTGCACCCCGTGGCTACCTTTTTTGCAACGGCGCCTTACTGAGCATTGCCCAAAATGAGGCCTTATTTTCGATTTTAGGGACCACTTATGGTGGTGATGGCATTAGTACTTTTGCATTGCCGAATTTAAACGGGCGTGCCCCGATTGGTACTGGGAACTCTACAACAGGACAATTCTATGATTTAGGAGAAATGGGAGGAGCACCTCAAACCACGTTACTGTCAATGAACCTGCCCAGTTTTGCCAGTCAGCTGAAGATATCCAATACCAATGCAACCAGCGTTACGCCATCTGCAACCTCATCTATTGCCATTACAGGACAACCGAACGGAAGACAGTTCGATGCCATTCCAAGCTTTGCAGACGGAGATCCCAATTTGCCCATTAATATGCTGTCTGTTACTTTTATGGGACAGAATATACCTGTGAATACCATGCCTCCCTATGTAGGTGTTAATTATATCATCTGTTCAGAAGGCATTTATCCATCAAGACCATAA
- a CDS encoding DEAD/DEAH box helicase family protein encodes MNSFPKDLKFKYNWRKYQKIFLDNANNYLSDNHLHIVAPPGSGKTVLGLEIMLRLNKPTLIVAPTLAIRNQWVHRFCELFLQRESVPDWLSTDIKNLGFVTVTTYQGVHAACNNLNENELDDESLHEKSSNSNISEVLKNLKKQKVETFILDEAHHLKNAWWKSLIELKSKINPTLVALTATPPFDVSGAEWQKYIQLNGNVDVEISVPELMIAGDLCPHQDLVYFTLPTETEKYKIRDYYQHANDFFEEIKNDKILLHAIENNPVYQNPEQHLDWIYENFSSYTSGLVYLHFKGKEISNIHFEIVGEQQKSVPVFDFCWLEELMDFYLFVDEINFKSFEHHRLSIENKLRRNGFLEKKMVSFFNNKNLAQIFNSSIGKLQGIKDIVDFEFSVLKNDLKMVILTDFIKKEFLTNNNQNNFELDKIGAIPIFEKLRRENPNKKKIGVLTGSIVIIPKSSKDIFNHFCIKKNIVNISVSELSYDRDYLLITITDRVRQNIVHIITEIFQIGEINVLVGTKSLLGEGWDASKMNALILASFVSSFVLSNQMRGRVIRTDQENPYKTGNIWHLVCFDEKSENGGQDFDILKRRFKTFVGVSNNDDPSIENNFERLNIKINRQKADFSLINLQTFAYARDRAGLSKRWDAALCKGNMLIEEMKIPIEQLHGNKETKIYYLRKMLENLSGIVFSTLFAFLYDVVSEVIKSSDGIHTPDGFFKVILMASIFGFVVYGRRFYIALRQYLKYRNIAKHLKLIANVILQNLISEKIILTSEDKLKIVTSGDQYKNSVCHLEGGTNYEKSQFIKTLQEFIIPVDNPRYILKQKKNFFFIKNSLFFPVPEVFAKNKRSAEFFNKTWSRNFDTSDLIFTRTIKGRQILLKLRYQSLLKRNSQIEHLHKWTR; translated from the coding sequence ATGAATTCGTTTCCAAAAGATTTGAAATTTAAATATAACTGGAGAAAATACCAGAAAATTTTTCTTGATAATGCGAATAATTATTTATCCGATAATCATTTGCATATTGTTGCACCTCCAGGCTCAGGAAAAACAGTTCTTGGTTTGGAGATCATGTTACGTCTTAATAAACCAACACTTATTGTAGCACCTACTTTGGCAATAAGAAATCAATGGGTTCATCGGTTTTGCGAATTGTTTTTGCAGAGGGAAAGTGTTCCGGATTGGCTTTCTACCGATATTAAGAATCTTGGTTTTGTTACGGTGACGACCTATCAAGGAGTTCATGCAGCATGTAATAATTTAAACGAAAATGAACTTGATGATGAAAGTTTACATGAAAAATCTTCTAATTCTAATATTTCAGAGGTTTTAAAAAATCTTAAGAAACAAAAAGTAGAAACTTTTATTCTTGATGAAGCACATCACCTGAAAAATGCGTGGTGGAAAAGTCTGATTGAACTCAAAAGTAAAATTAATCCTACACTTGTTGCGCTCACAGCAACTCCTCCTTTCGATGTTTCTGGTGCTGAATGGCAGAAATATATTCAGTTAAATGGAAATGTCGATGTAGAAATTTCAGTTCCTGAATTAATGATCGCAGGAGATCTTTGTCCTCATCAGGATCTGGTGTATTTTACCTTACCGACAGAAACTGAAAAATATAAAATCAGAGATTATTATCAACATGCCAATGATTTTTTTGAGGAAATTAAAAATGATAAAATTCTTCTTCATGCTATAGAAAATAATCCTGTTTACCAGAATCCTGAGCAACATCTTGACTGGATCTATGAAAATTTTTCTTCTTATACCTCCGGATTGGTGTATTTACATTTTAAAGGAAAGGAAATTTCGAATATTCATTTTGAAATCGTTGGGGAACAGCAAAAATCTGTTCCAGTATTTGATTTCTGCTGGTTGGAGGAATTAATGGATTTTTATCTTTTTGTAGATGAAATTAATTTTAAATCATTTGAACACCATCGTTTGAGTATCGAAAACAAATTAAGAAGAAACGGCTTCTTAGAAAAGAAAATGGTCAGCTTTTTTAATAATAAAAACCTGGCGCAAATTTTTAATTCAAGCATTGGTAAACTTCAGGGAATCAAGGATATTGTTGATTTTGAATTTTCAGTTCTTAAAAATGATCTTAAGATGGTTATTCTTACGGACTTTATTAAAAAAGAATTTTTAACGAATAATAACCAGAATAATTTTGAATTGGATAAAATTGGAGCGATTCCCATTTTTGAAAAATTAAGGCGAGAGAATCCAAATAAAAAAAAGATAGGAGTTCTTACCGGAAGTATTGTCATAATTCCCAAAAGTTCTAAAGATATTTTTAATCATTTTTGTATTAAAAAGAATATCGTTAATATTTCGGTTTCTGAACTTTCTTACGATCGCGATTACCTTTTGATTACGATAACAGATCGTGTAAGACAAAATATTGTTCATATTATTACCGAAATTTTTCAAATTGGTGAAATTAATGTATTGGTTGGGACAAAATCACTCCTGGGAGAAGGATGGGATGCTTCGAAGATGAATGCTCTGATTTTGGCAAGTTTTGTCAGTTCGTTTGTTCTTTCCAACCAAATGAGGGGAAGGGTAATCCGAACAGATCAGGAGAACCCTTATAAAACAGGTAATATCTGGCATTTGGTCTGCTTTGACGAGAAAAGTGAAAATGGTGGCCAGGATTTCGATATTTTAAAAAGAAGATTTAAGACCTTCGTTGGAGTTTCCAATAATGATGATCCTTCGATCGAAAATAATTTTGAACGGTTAAATATTAAAATAAACAGGCAGAAAGCAGACTTCTCACTGATTAACTTACAGACGTTTGCTTATGCGAGAGACAGAGCAGGACTCTCAAAACGTTGGGATGCTGCTTTATGTAAGGGAAATATGTTAATAGAAGAAATGAAAATTCCGATCGAACAACTACATGGGAATAAAGAAACTAAAATATACTATCTAAGAAAAATGCTTGAGAACCTATCAGGCATCGTTTTTTCTACTTTATTTGCATTCCTATATGATGTTGTTTCAGAAGTTATAAAATCTTCTGATGGTATTCACACGCCAGACGGATTTTTCAAGGTTATATTGATGGCAAGTATTTTCGGGTTTGTTGTTTATGGCCGGAGGTTTTATATTGCACTAAGACAATATCTAAAATATAGAAATATTGCAAAACATCTTAAATTAATAGCAAATGTAATATTGCAAAATCTTATCAGTGAAAAAATTATTCTAACATCGGAAGATAAATTAAAAATAGTAACTTCAGGTGACCAGTATAAAAATTCGGTTTGCCACCTGGAAGGCGGCACAAATTATGAAAAGTCGCAATTTATTAAAACTTTGCAGGAATTTATCATACCTGTGGATAATCCGAGATATATATTGAAACAGAAGAAAAATTTCTTTTTTATAAAAAATAGTTTATTTTTCCCGGTTCCTGAGGTTTTTGCTAAAAATAAAAGGAGCGCAGAATTTTTCAATAAAACTTGGAGCCGGAATTTTGACACTTCTGACTTAATTTTTACGCGTACTATAAAAGGAAGGCAAATATTATTAAAACTAAGGTATCAGTCATTACTAAAAAGAAATTCACAAATTGAACACCTTCATAAATGGACCCGATAA
- a CDS encoding SMUG2 DNA glycosylase family protein produces MYKTFAEQVVEFNENLKYSGKLPGDFQVLNPYLDNPETLVAMQKFYHQYYNDSNPRKFIIGINPSRHGAGVTGVPFTDTKRLESVCGIKMQSAYTHEISSVFMYDMIAEYGGAEEFYRDIYINSPFPLAIVRKSKGSRINANYYDDKELFNDVKDFMIDSLKKHISLNLNTSEVFVLGKKNADFISKLNKEARLFDKMTVLEHPRYIQQYKSKEKQWYIDKYILALKK; encoded by the coding sequence ATGTATAAAACTTTCGCTGAACAGGTTGTTGAATTTAATGAAAACCTGAAGTACTCCGGAAAATTGCCGGGCGATTTTCAGGTGTTAAATCCTTATTTGGATAATCCTGAAACATTGGTTGCCATGCAAAAGTTTTATCATCAATATTACAATGATTCTAACCCGAGAAAATTTATAATCGGGATCAATCCGAGCCGTCACGGGGCCGGAGTTACAGGCGTTCCTTTTACAGATACAAAGCGTCTGGAAAGTGTTTGCGGAATCAAGATGCAATCAGCTTATACACACGAAATATCCTCAGTTTTTATGTATGATATGATCGCAGAATACGGTGGTGCAGAAGAATTTTACAGAGATATTTACATCAATTCACCTTTTCCGCTGGCGATAGTCAGAAAATCTAAGGGAAGCCGGATTAATGCCAATTATTATGATGATAAAGAGCTTTTTAATGATGTGAAAGATTTCATGATCGATTCTTTGAAAAAACACATCAGTTTAAATCTCAATACTTCTGAAGTTTTTGTCTTAGGAAAAAAGAATGCGGATTTTATTTCAAAATTGAATAAAGAAGCCCGGCTTTTTGATAAAATGACGGTATTGGAACATCCGAGATATATTCAGCAATACAAATCCAAAGAGAAGCAATGGTATATTGACAAATATATTTTAGCTTTGAAGAAATAG
- a CDS encoding phage tail protein produces the protein MDEELLGTIKMFAGNFAPRGYMLCNGALLSISQNTALFSLLGTTYGGDGRTTFALPNLNGRTPFGAGNSNTGKNIALGEAAGNPQTTLLQQNLPSFVSQLKISNTNASSVTPSATSSIAITGQPNGRQFDAIPSFADSAPDTVINSNSVSFTGQNIPVDTMPPYLGMNYIICVQGIFPSRP, from the coding sequence ATGGACGAAGAATTATTAGGAACCATTAAAATGTTTGCCGGTAACTTTGCCCCGAGAGGGTATATGCTATGCAACGGAGCATTATTAAGTATCAGCCAGAATACAGCCCTTTTTTCACTTTTGGGAACTACTTACGGAGGTGACGGAAGAACCACTTTTGCTTTGCCGAACCTTAACGGGCGTACTCCCTTTGGTGCAGGAAATTCAAATACCGGAAAAAATATTGCCCTAGGAGAGGCTGCAGGAAATCCTCAGACTACACTTTTACAGCAAAATCTTCCCAGCTTTGTCAGCCAGCTGAAGATATCCAATACCAATGCCAGCAGCGTGACACCTTCTGCCACCAGCTCTATTGCAATAACAGGTCAGCCGAACGGAAGACAGTTTGATGCGATTCCAAGCTTTGCAGACAGTGCTCCGGATACGGTTATTAATTCTAATTCGGTTTCTTTTACAGGACAGAATATTCCGGTGGATACGATGCCTCCGTATTTAGGAATGAATTATATTATCTGTGTTCAGGGTATTTTTCCATCACGACCTTAA